One Carassius gibelio isolate Cgi1373 ecotype wild population from Czech Republic chromosome A7, carGib1.2-hapl.c, whole genome shotgun sequence DNA window includes the following coding sequences:
- the LOC128017563 gene encoding fucolectin-5-like — MKEISYLFLLLGVFSIQGSSENVKENLALRGTAVQSSTYNSCGAAQAIDGIRYSPSGKPTPEETYKYCSITSKELNPWWRLDLLDSYNISNVIVTNRADCCLDQTTGVEIRIGNSLENNGNNNPRCGVTSLVPAGSSVSFSCGGMEGRYVNMYLPNIQQYLTLCEVEVYGTASCEESK; from the exons ATGAAGGAAATCTCTTATCTGTTTTTACTTTTGG GTGTCTTTTCCATTCAGGGGAGTTCAGAAAATGTGAAAG agaatttggcattaAGAGGGACGGCTGTACAGTCGAGCACATATAACAGCTGTGGGGCTGCACAGGCCATCGACGGCATCAGATATTCTCCTTCAGGTAAACCCACTCCAGAAGAAACCTATAAATACTGCTCCATCACATCAAAGGAGCTCAACCCGTGGTGGAGGCTGGACCTGCTGGATTCTTACAATATTTCCAACGTGATCGTCACCAACAGAGCCGACTGCTGTCTGGATCAAACGACTGGAGTAGAGATCCGCATCGGAAACTCTCTGGAGAACAACGGCAACAACAATCCCAG atGTGGTGTCACTTCACTTGTCCCAGCAGGCAGTTCTGTCAGTTTCTCTTGCGGTGGAATGGAAGGTCGTTATGTGAACATGTACCTTCCTAACATCCAGCAGTATCTCACACTGTGTGAGGTGGAGGTTTATGGAACAG